In Planctomycetia bacterium, the following proteins share a genomic window:
- a CDS encoding methionyl-tRNA formyltransferase has product MRILFLGSGEFAIPTLRSISHEGHEIVMVVSQPDKPRGRGRDFSPTPLKEEALRLGLPVVTPVDVNAPESVAQLKSLGADLAYVAAFGQKIGAELLDSFPVGIINLHASLLPALRGAAPIQRAVMNGLDETGVTIFRLVERMDAGPILVQRRTAIGPDETADELHERLSRIGCDAVRAALAELERNPAMPGEAQDAAKVTYAAKLTKAEGAIRFDLPAGRLANQICGLWSWPGAMCRYRSADGKRDEQVTIARARAYMIRTRAAASPEECGRINDMMRVQAADGDLEISEIKPSGGRLMSWQDFVNGRHVKEGDQFSPIAP; this is encoded by the coding sequence ATGCGCATTCTGTTTCTTGGCTCCGGCGAATTCGCAATTCCGACGCTGCGCTCGATTTCGCATGAGGGGCACGAGATCGTCATGGTGGTGAGCCAGCCGGACAAGCCGCGCGGCCGCGGGAGAGATTTTTCGCCGACGCCGCTGAAGGAGGAGGCGCTGCGACTGGGGTTGCCGGTGGTGACGCCGGTGGACGTGAACGCGCCGGAGTCGGTGGCGCAGCTCAAATCGCTGGGGGCGGACCTGGCCTATGTGGCGGCGTTTGGGCAGAAGATCGGGGCGGAATTGCTCGACAGTTTTCCAGTCGGGATTATCAATCTGCACGCATCGCTTCTGCCGGCGCTGCGCGGGGCGGCGCCGATTCAGCGGGCGGTGATGAACGGTCTGGACGAGACGGGGGTGACGATCTTTCGGCTGGTGGAGCGCATGGATGCGGGGCCGATTCTGGTGCAGCGGCGCACGGCGATCGGTCCGGACGAGACGGCGGATGAGCTGCACGAGCGGCTCTCGCGGATCGGCTGTGATGCCGTTCGTGCGGCACTAGCCGAACTGGAGAGAAATCCGGCGATGCCCGGCGAGGCGCAGGACGCGGCGAAGGTGACTTATGCCGCCAAGCTGACAAAGGCGGAGGGGGCGATTCGGTTCGATCTGCCGGCCGGGCGTCTGGCGAACCAGATTTGCGGATTGTGGTCGTGGCCCGGGGCGATGTGCCGATACCGGTCGGCGGATGGTAAGCGCGATGAGCAGGTGACAATCGCGCGGGCGCGGGCGTACATGATCCGCACCCGGGCAGCCGCCTCGCCGGAAGAGTGCGGGCGGATCAATGACATGATGCGCGTACAGGCGGCTGATGGGGATTTGGAGATCAGCGAGATCAAGCCGTCGGGCGGGCGGCTGATGAGCTGGCAGGACTTCGTGAATGGGCGACACGTCAAAGAGGGCGATCAGTTTTCGCCGATCGCGCCATGA